One genomic window of Deinococcus misasensis DSM 22328 includes the following:
- a CDS encoding response regulator, with protein MSVWVIDDSRLIRSMLTTLLAQAGIEDVHTADSGEGLVQALQDPEVRDQVRLILLDLMMPGMDGIATLRHIRSFPELQDIPVIIITGRGEKEDLEAAFHAGASDFLSKPADPVEFVARVKGALRLSELLIQRRSREQNLKDSHAHMERLSLTDPLTHVANRRQLDQQLQNLWLQEQRKVSLILLDVDHFKRYNDALGHLEGDKCLKKIASILQDTLEKESTFIPESLLARYGGEEFAVLLPDAGLQEAAQLAEHLRVAVLNAALPHPTSESHHVVTLSLGVGETFTGLDTSAAQLVENTDAALYQAKRLGRNQVIRTDQLEHLSEDLKLHSTPLKPWKKVLLVDDSSLVRSFLRHTLKHDGAEVIEAASVPAALQHLPEISQFELVVLDLNLEERSGLEVLKQIRAINQSVVVVVFSGKDPRGLQEALSMGADAYLSKGDFDLQGKDVPAFMQALNHAREFRQGMQARELLRQVQLDFFAVFAHDLKNPISALGLAVDMAAESRSLDDLRPLLSNARDAKTMLLDIMGQYQEFLRLQTHQAEVRPVPTRIGHFLAEVLDGLQLQMLLRQQHFDLNIQPEVKGVQVLLDRKVMYAALQSALISMMKHAPDQSTIHVNLSLEGNHVRLTLQDPHSRILPEEMNPLLYSPSLSHKWYGAGVSLPLLRVATEANGGRLWAETRAGLAQFVAEWPAHPQGPNT; from the coding sequence ATGAGTGTGTGGGTGATTGACGACAGCCGTTTGATCCGCAGCATGTTGACCACCCTGCTGGCCCAGGCCGGCATCGAAGATGTGCACACCGCAGACTCTGGAGAGGGCCTTGTGCAGGCTTTGCAGGATCCAGAGGTGCGCGATCAGGTGCGCTTGATTTTGCTGGACCTGATGATGCCCGGCATGGACGGCATCGCCACCCTCAGGCACATCCGGTCTTTCCCAGAGTTGCAGGACATTCCGGTGATCATCATCACGGGTCGGGGAGAAAAGGAAGATCTGGAAGCGGCTTTTCATGCTGGAGCCAGTGATTTTCTGTCCAAACCCGCCGATCCTGTGGAGTTCGTGGCCCGCGTGAAGGGGGCTTTGCGCCTCAGTGAACTGCTGATTCAACGCCGTTCCAGAGAGCAGAACCTGAAAGACAGCCACGCCCACATGGAGCGCCTCAGCCTGACCGATCCCTTGACCCACGTGGCCAACCGCAGGCAACTGGACCAGCAACTGCAAAACCTCTGGTTGCAGGAGCAGCGCAAAGTGTCCTTGATTTTGCTGGACGTGGACCACTTCAAGCGCTACAACGACGCACTCGGGCACCTTGAGGGAGACAAGTGCCTGAAAAAAATCGCCAGCATCCTGCAAGACACCCTTGAAAAAGAAAGCACTTTCATTCCAGAGAGCCTGCTGGCCCGTTACGGCGGTGAAGAATTCGCGGTGCTGCTCCCGGATGCAGGTTTGCAGGAAGCGGCCCAACTGGCCGAGCACCTGCGGGTGGCCGTGCTGAACGCTGCCCTTCCCCACCCCACCTCAGAAAGCCACCACGTGGTGACCCTTTCGCTGGGGGTCGGTGAGACCTTCACGGGTCTGGACACCTCTGCAGCCCAACTGGTGGAAAACACCGATGCTGCCCTCTATCAGGCCAAACGCCTCGGGCGCAATCAGGTGATCCGCACCGACCAGTTGGAACACCTCTCTGAAGACCTCAAACTGCACAGCACACCCCTGAAGCCATGGAAAAAGGTTTTGCTGGTCGATGATTCCAGTCTGGTGCGGTCTTTTTTGCGCCACACCCTCAAGCATGACGGTGCAGAGGTGATCGAGGCCGCCTCGGTGCCTGCAGCCCTGCAACACCTCCCAGAGATCAGCCAGTTTGAACTGGTGGTGTTGGACCTCAACCTGGAAGAACGCAGTGGACTGGAGGTGCTGAAGCAGATCCGGGCCATCAACCAGAGTGTGGTGGTGGTGGTGTTCTCCGGGAAAGACCCCAGAGGCTTGCAAGAAGCCCTGAGCATGGGTGCAGATGCCTACCTGTCCAAAGGGGATTTTGATTTGCAAGGCAAAGACGTTCCCGCTTTCATGCAGGCCCTGAACCATGCCCGGGAATTCCGGCAGGGCATGCAAGCCAGAGAGTTGCTGCGTCAGGTGCAACTGGATTTCTTTGCGGTGTTTGCCCATGACCTGAAAAACCCCATTTCCGCATTGGGTCTGGCCGTGGACATGGCTGCAGAATCCCGGTCTCTGGACGACCTGCGTCCACTGCTGAGCAATGCCAGAGATGCCAAAACCATGTTGCTGGACATCATGGGTCAGTATCAGGAGTTTTTGCGCCTGCAAACCCATCAGGCCGAGGTGCGCCCGGTTCCCACCCGCATTGGGCATTTTCTGGCGGAGGTGCTGGACGGTCTGCAACTTCAAATGCTCCTCAGGCAACAGCATTTCGACCTGAACATCCAGCCTGAAGTCAAAGGTGTACAGGTGCTGCTGGACCGCAAAGTGATGTACGCGGCCCTGCAAAGTGCCCTGATCAGCATGATGAAACACGCCCCAGACCAGAGCACCATCCATGTGAACCTCTCACTGGAAGGCAACCACGTGCGTCTGACCTTGCAAGACCCCCACAGCCGCATCCTGCCCGAAGAAATGAACCCTTTGCTGTACAGTCCCAGCCTGTCCCACAAGTGGTACGGGGCAGGGGTCAGTTTGCCCCTCTTGCGGGTGGCCACCGAAGCCAACGGAGGCCGTTTGTGGGCCGAAACGCGTGCTGGCCTTGCGCAATTTGTTGCCGAGTGGCCAGCCCACCCTCAGGGGCCCAACACATGA
- a CDS encoding Hpt domain-containing protein, which translates to MRAFLQEFQLEAEDNLNLLEEGLMKLEHLQDPEVVRRMFTAAHTIKGSAGMMGLQDIQTLTHALEDVLDALRKKPRALTEQQASVLLQVVDEVRAMCLTAGEAQSRPQPLNHWLTLLEHWQDTPAEPATRQPETHAETASTSSSVQAKHVLIHDPSMTARMHQAWLLLEAGFSVQFAHAPQDLLTTHADLFVIGQSTDPATVQVLTELSQRQTSGVIVTVHDAAQAAPTPFLQVALENQSIPEHSELVQTALALLEEQA; encoded by the coding sequence ATGCGTGCATTTCTGCAGGAATTTCAGCTGGAAGCAGAAGACAACCTGAACCTTCTGGAAGAGGGTCTGATGAAACTCGAACACCTGCAAGACCCGGAAGTGGTCCGCAGGATGTTCACGGCTGCCCACACCATCAAAGGCAGTGCAGGCATGATGGGTTTGCAAGACATCCAGACCCTCACCCATGCCCTTGAAGATGTGCTCGATGCCTTGCGCAAAAAACCCAGAGCCCTGACCGAGCAGCAGGCCAGTGTGCTCCTTCAGGTGGTCGATGAGGTGCGGGCCATGTGCCTGACCGCTGGAGAAGCCCAGAGCAGACCTCAACCTTTAAACCACTGGCTGACCCTGCTGGAACACTGGCAGGACACCCCTGCTGAACCTGCAACACGGCAACCAGAGACCCACGCAGAAACAGCATCCACATCCTCAAGCGTTCAGGCCAAACACGTGTTGATCCACGACCCTTCCATGACCGCAAGGATGCATCAGGCGTGGTTGCTGCTGGAAGCCGGTTTCTCTGTGCAATTTGCACACGCCCCTCAAGACCTTTTGACCACCCATGCAGACCTTTTTGTGATCGGCCAGAGCACAGACCCTGCCACCGTGCAGGTGCTCACCGAATTGTCCCAACGCCAAACCTCTGGAGTGATCGTGACTGTCCATGATGCCGCGCAAGCCGCACCCACCCCTTTTTTACAGGTCGCTCTGGAGAACCAGAGCATCCCCGAGCATTCTGAACTGGTGCAAACCGCCCTTGCTTTGCTGGAGGAACAGGCATGA
- a CDS encoding CheR family methyltransferase, with translation MTLPIPEDLLKRLLERIEKLSGLQMGRAQDHTLRRTLQKRSSGDLAGVVKDLLEQPDRAFLEGFVQELTIHETYFFRGEQQMQQLRTHILPELQKRSGPLKVWSAGCSTGEEAYTLSILLKRESKRPDAVVLGTDLHPDAIQKARIGKYREWSFRTMPPEVREACFLTYGDLWHIMNPLKQHVHFGVLNLKQMPWKADFGAGLHALDKLDLILCRNVTLYFSNPSAQQVYREFARRLKPDGFLMLGATDPLPEPQTGFHPHAHPLGMLWRTFPALSQCPAVPPAQTAQVLPAKTGVPSVQKVAPVQPVPPVLLGPVATPSAPQETLEALRQHVFLHPEDALAVFRLAQMWIGRQQPTRALALLRHLQQVLAALPPEQVLSDELTVQELRSATFHTLARLKGNQNE, from the coding sequence ATGACCTTGCCCATCCCTGAAGACCTTCTGAAACGTTTGCTGGAGCGCATCGAGAAGCTCAGTGGGTTGCAAATGGGCCGGGCGCAGGACCACACCCTGCGGCGTACCTTGCAAAAACGCAGCTCTGGAGACCTTGCAGGGGTGGTCAAAGACCTGCTTGAGCAGCCTGATCGGGCTTTTCTGGAGGGTTTCGTGCAGGAGTTGACCATCCACGAAACCTACTTTTTCAGGGGAGAGCAGCAGATGCAGCAACTGCGCACCCACATTTTGCCCGAGTTGCAAAAGCGCTCTGGTCCTCTGAAAGTCTGGTCTGCTGGATGTTCCACTGGAGAGGAAGCCTACACCCTCTCGATCCTGCTGAAACGGGAAAGCAAACGGCCTGACGCGGTGGTTCTGGGAACGGACCTGCATCCAGACGCCATCCAGAAAGCCCGCATCGGCAAATACCGGGAGTGGTCTTTCAGGACCATGCCCCCAGAGGTGCGGGAAGCCTGTTTTCTGACTTATGGGGATTTGTGGCACATCATGAATCCCCTGAAGCAACATGTGCATTTCGGGGTGCTGAACCTCAAACAGATGCCATGGAAAGCCGATTTTGGGGCAGGTCTCCATGCTCTGGACAAATTGGACTTGATCCTGTGCCGGAACGTCACCCTGTATTTTTCCAACCCGAGCGCCCAGCAGGTGTACCGCGAATTTGCCCGGCGTCTGAAACCCGATGGATTTCTGATGCTGGGGGCCACCGATCCGCTGCCAGAGCCACAAACAGGTTTTCATCCTCATGCGCATCCTCTGGGCATGCTCTGGCGCACTTTCCCAGCCCTTTCACAGTGTCCTGCTGTGCCGCCTGCACAAACAGCGCAGGTGCTTCCCGCCAAAACAGGGGTTCCCAGCGTCCAAAAGGTTGCCCCTGTTCAACCCGTTCCACCTGTCCTCCTGGGTCCTGTGGCCACTCCCTCTGCACCACAGGAGACCCTGGAAGCCCTCAGGCAACATGTGTTTTTGCATCCCGAGGACGCTCTGGCGGTGTTCAGGCTGGCCCAGATGTGGATCGGGCGACAGCAACCCACGCGGGCTCTGGCCTTGCTCAGACACCTGCAGCAGGTGCTGGCGGCCCTGCCTCCAGAGCAGGTGCTTTCAGACGAATTGACCGTGCAGGAATTGCGTTCTGCCACGTTTCACACCCTTGCCCGCCTGAAGGGGAACCAGAATGAATGA
- a CDS encoding chemotaxis protein CheW, which yields MNEKDLLQARAAQLALPLHEDRKPQGNPMLLVEAGPERYALPLQHIDVVRTKPALTSLPGVPETLAGLVNLQGHVLAVLDLSALMGHRPQVQAGHMVVVCLTHNQKVALQVQQVHGVVDVPEQLSRSTSGRPGIRGVWDAHVTVLDVPELLQHFQSMPSIASPGGNHEVI from the coding sequence ATGAATGAAAAAGACCTTTTGCAAGCCAGAGCAGCCCAACTGGCCCTCCCACTGCATGAAGACCGCAAACCTCAGGGCAACCCCATGCTTTTGGTGGAGGCTGGCCCCGAGCGTTATGCCCTGCCTTTACAGCACATCGATGTGGTGCGGACCAAACCTGCCCTGACTTCCCTGCCGGGTGTACCAGAAACCCTTGCTGGACTGGTGAACCTGCAAGGACATGTGCTTGCCGTGCTGGACCTTTCCGCCCTGATGGGGCACCGCCCGCAGGTTCAGGCCGGGCACATGGTGGTGGTGTGCCTGACCCACAACCAGAAAGTGGCTTTGCAGGTTCAGCAGGTGCACGGGGTGGTGGATGTGCCAGAACAGCTGTCCAGATCCACTTCGGGGAGGCCCGGCATCCGTGGGGTGTGGGATGCCCACGTGACCGTGCTGGATGTTCCAGAGTTGTTGCAGCATTTCCAATCCATGCCATCCATTGCTTCACCCGGAGGAAACCATGAGGTCATTTAA
- a CDS encoding chemotaxis protein CheW, producing the protein MNLGVLHLGVGDQRYMLPLGQIERVMRMALFTPLDAQDVVGAINLAGTLFPVVSARRKLGFPENSPSVHQRLLLLKGNPAFVLWVDEVLDFLEVPLADFVPIRYQEHSSIEAIIRTPEGSTPVLRPEFFQPSALWESA; encoded by the coding sequence ATGAACCTCGGGGTGCTGCATCTGGGGGTTGGTGACCAGCGGTACATGCTGCCTCTGGGTCAAATCGAACGGGTCATGCGCATGGCCCTGTTCACCCCTCTGGATGCTCAGGATGTGGTTGGGGCCATCAATCTGGCTGGAACCCTCTTTCCTGTGGTCAGCGCAAGGCGCAAACTGGGCTTTCCTGAAAACAGCCCGAGTGTCCACCAGAGGCTTTTGCTTCTGAAAGGCAACCCGGCTTTCGTGCTGTGGGTGGATGAGGTGCTGGACTTTCTGGAGGTGCCTCTGGCGGATTTTGTTCCCATCCGTTATCAGGAGCACAGTTCCATCGAAGCCATCATTCGCACACCTGAAGGCAGCACCCCGGTCCTCAGGCCCGAGTTTTTTCAACCTTCTGCATTGTGGGAGTCTGCATGA